The DNA segment CTCGAACTCGACCTGGTCGGCCTCGTTGATCGACCACGTGCCCGTGAGCCGGTTGCAGCCGTCGGTGCCGGTCAGGCCGCCGCCGTCGGCGAGCTCGAGGTACGGCGACCCCTCGGCCTCCGCGTCGCCCCACGTGCCGGTCGGATCCACGTCGCCGCCCGTGTCCTCACCCGACATGCCGCTGCATCCCGAGAGGGCGAGTGCCGCCGCGATCAGGCCGACGGCGAGCCCCGCGCTGAGTCCCTGCCTGCTGCTCATGGGCGCAGCGTAGCCGCGGCGGGCGTCAGCGTCATCCGTCGAAGGTCACCCGTCATGCGTCGGGGTGGGTTCGCTGCGAGCTGCCGCGCGCGCCAGCGCGTCGCGCGCGGCGACGACCGCAGGGCGGCGGGATGCCGCGCGACGGGTCGAGGAGAACACCTCCCGGAACGGGTCCGCCGGGAGCGACGCGAGCTGCACGCTCGGGGGTTCGCCGGCCCAGACGAGATCGGGCAGGAGCCCGACGGCGTTGCCCGAGCGGATCAGCCGGATGTGAGCCATGAGGTCGGCCGTCTCGAAGCGCACGTCGGGCTCGAACCCGGCCTGGCGGCACAGCTGCTCGGCCCACTCCCGCGACGCGGTGCCGCGCGGCTCCATGACCCACGGGCGATCGGCCGCCGCGGCGAGGCCGTCGTCGGCGACGAGCCGCAGCAGTTCGGTCGGGGCGTGCATGGGCAGGGCGGCGGCGACCGGGTCGGGGCGCGGCAGCCCGCGCCGGCGCGCCGACGGGTGCGGGGGCAGTGCGAGCCGGATCGCGTCTCGTGCGAGCGGCACCCGGTCGAGTTCGGCGTGCAGCGGGCGAGTGTGGCCCGGGTACTGCTCGGCGATCACGAGGTCGAAGTCGCGCGCGGCGACGTCGAACAGGGCGATCTCGGGCTCGCGCTCGGTGACCTCCACGCGCAGCGACGGGTGCTCCGCGGCGAGGAGGGTGAGCGCCTGCGGGACGACGGCGTGCGCCGCGGACTGGAACACCGCGATGCGCACCGTGCCGCTCACCGTGGTCAGCGAGCGCGCGACATCCGCTTCGGCCTCTTCCAGCCGTTCGAGCACGGCCTGGGCGTGGCCGACGAGCAGTTCGGCCTGGGGGGTGAGCTGCACGCGGCGGCCGACCTGCACGAGCAGTGGGACGCCCGCCTCCTTCTCGAGCTGGCTCAGCTGCTGCGAGACCGACGACGGGCTGTACGAGAGCGCCTCGGCGACGGCCGTGAGCGTGCCGCGCTGTGCGAGTTCGACCAGGAGGCGCAGGCGTCGGACGTCGAGCATGCGTGGTCGCCTCCTTTCGTGGCATCCGTCGTCTCCCGCCGGGAATCATTCGGGAAACACGAACAGTATGCATCGGATTCATTCGCTGTACTGAACGGATGCCGGGGCGCACACTGGAAGGGCGGGGCCGACAGCTCCCGCGCGCCCGACCGAGACCGAAGGACATCGCCGTCGTGACCACACCGAAGCTGCTCGCGGACGTACTCCCCGACACCGACCACGTCATCGCGCTCGTCGAGCGCTGGCTCGCCGAGAGCGAGCGCCACCCCGTCGACCCCGCGGCCGAACGCCTCGCGGGCGTGCTCAAGGACCCGAACGGGCTCGCGTTCACCGTCGGGTTCGTCGACGGCGTCATGCGCCCCGAAGACCTCGGCGTCGCCGCGCGCAACCTCGCCGAGGTCGCGAAGCTCACCCCGAAGTTCCTGCCGTGGTTCCTCAAGGCCGCCATCCGCCTCGGCGGCGCGGTCGCCCCGCTGCTGCCGTGGATCGTCATCCCCATCGCGCGCCGGGTCCTCCGGGCCATGGTCGGCCACCTCGTGCTCGACGCGACCCCCGCCAAGCTCGGTCCCGCCATCGCGAAGCTGCGCGAATCGGGCAACCGACTGAACCTCAACCTCCTCGGCGAGGCCGTCCTCGGCGAGCACGAGGCCGACCGTCGCCTGCAGGGCACGTACGACTTCCTCGCCCGCGACGACGTCGACTACGTCTCGATCAAGGTGTCGAGCGTCGTCAGCCAGCTCTCGATGTGGTCGTTCGACGAGGCCGTCGAGAAGGTCGTCGCGAAGCTCACCCCGCTCTACGAGCTCGCAGCGCGGGGAGCGGCGCAGGGCAAGGCCAAGTTCATCAACCTCGACATGGAGGAGTACCGCGACCTCGACCTCACGATCGCGGTCTTCAAGCAGGTGCTCGAGCAGCCGCAGCTGCAGCAGCTCGAGGCCGGCATCGTGCTCCAGACCTACCTGCCCGACGCGCTCGGCGCCATCCAGGACCTCACCGAGTGGGCGCAGGCCCGTCGCGCCGCCGGCGGCGCTCCCATCAAGGTCCGCGTCGTCAAGGGCGCGAACCTCGCCATGGAGACCGTCGACGCCCACATCCACGACTGGCCGCTCGCGACCTACTCGACCAAGCAGGACTCCGACACCAACTACAAGCGCGTCCTGCACTGGTCGATGACGCCCGAGCGCATCGACGCCGTCAAGCTCGGCATCGCCGGCCACAACCTGTTCGACGTCGCCCACGCCCACCTCACCGCGAAGGAGCGCGGCGTCGAGCACGGCGTCGAGTTCGAGATGCTGCTCGGCATGGCCACCGGCCAGGCCGAGGCCGTGCGCGGCGACGTCGGCCGGCTACTGCTCTACACGCCCGTCGTGAACCCGTCGGAGTTCGACGTCGCCATCGCCTACCTGATCCGCCGGCTCGAGGAGAACGCGAGCCAGGAGAACTTCATGTCGGCAGTGTTCGAACTCTCGCAGGACCGCGGCCTGTTCGACCGCGAACGCGACCGCTACCTCCGCTCGCTCGACGCGCTCGACGGCGTGCCCGCCGACGCATCCGCACCCGCCCCGAACCGGACCCAGAACCGCCGCACCGAATGGGACGAGCAGGACGCCGCCGACCTCGGCGCCGTCGCCGGCGCGCCCGCGCCCGGCGACGAGCACGAGGGGTCCCTGACGAGCGTCGTGCTCGGCATCACGCGCGGTTCGGCAGCCGACGGCGAGGTGACGGATGCCGCGGCATCCGCTCATCTCGCCGGATCCGGCCTCACGGGGCCCGGCGTCACCCCGGGCTTCCGCAACGAACCCGACACCGACCCCGCCCTCGCGGCGAACCGCGACTGGGGACGCCGGATCCTCGCCCGGGTTCCGGGATCGACGCTCGGCATCGACACGCTGCGGGCCAACCGCATCGAGACCGCCGACGAGCTCGAGTCGCTCATGACCGCCGTCACCGAGCGCGGCGCCGCATGGGGCGCCCTGTCCGGGGACGAGCGCGCGGCTGTGCTGCATCGCGCCGGCCTCGCGCTCGCCGCGAACCGCGACCGCCTCATCGAGGTCATGGCCGCTGAGACCGGCAAGACCATCGACCAGGCCGACCCCGAGATCAGCGAGGCGATCGACTTCGCGCACTACTACGCCGAGCGCGCCCGCGAACTCGACCACGTGCAGGGCGCCCGCTTCGTGCCCTCGAAGCTGACCGTCGTCACGCCGCCGTGGAACTTCCCCGTCGCGATCCCCGCCGGCGGCGTGCTCGCGGCGCTCGCCGCGGGCTCGGGCGTCATCATCAAGCCCGCGAAGCTCTCGCAGCGCTCGGGTGCGGTCATGGTCGAGGCGCTGTGGGAGGCCGGCATCCCCAAGGACCTCCTCGCGCTCGTCGACCTCGGCTCGCGCGATCTCGGCACCAAGCTCGTCTCCGACGAGAAGGTCGACCGCGTCATCCTCACGGGCGCCTACGAGACGGCAGAGCTGTTCCGGTCGTTCCGCAAGGACCTGCCGCTGCTCGCCGAGACGAGCGGCAAGAACGCGATCATCGTCACGCCGTCGGCCGACCTCGACCTCGCGGCATCCGACGTCGTCAAGAGCGCGTTCGGCCACGCCGGCCAGAAGTGCTCGGCCGCGTCGCTCGTGATCCTGGTCGGGTCGGTCGCGAAGTCCGAGCGGTTCCGCCGCCAGCTCGTGGACGCCGCGACGAGCTTGCGCGTCGGCTGGCCCGAGCACCCCTCCAGCCAGATGGGGCCCCTCGTGGAGCCCGCGGACGGCAAGCTGCTGCACGCCCTGACCACGCTCGGCGCCGACGAGGAATGGCTCGTCGAACCGCGACGGCTCGACGACACCGGCCGGCTCTGGTCGCCCGGAGTTCGCGCGAACGTCAAGCCCGGGTCGTACTTCCACCTCACCGAGTTCTTCGGACCGGTGCTCGGCATCATGCACGCGAAGGACCTCGACGAGGCCATCCGCTTCCAGAACGCCGTCGACTTCGGGCTCACCGCCGGCCTGCACTCGCTCGACGCCGACGAGCTCGCGACGTGGCTCGACCGGGTCGAGGCCGGCAACCTGTACGTCAACCGCGGCATCACCGGCGCGATCGTGCAGCGCCAGCCGTTCGGCGGATGGAAGCGCTCCTCCGTCGGCGCGGGCGCGAAGGCCGGCGGACCGAACTACCTGTTCGGGCTCGGCGACTGGGCGCCCGACCACTCCGAACCGAGCCGGTCGCTGCACCTGCGCGGGCTCGAGCAGCGCGTGAGCGACCTCATCGAGGCCTCGCAGTCCTCCCTCGCCTACGAGGAGTACGAGGTGCTGCGCAGGTCGGCGCTCTCCGACGCGGTCGCGTGGGCCGACGAGTACGCCACGGTGAAGGACGTGTCGGGCCTGGGCGTCGAGCGGAACCTGTTCCGCTACCTGCCCGTGCCGGTCACCGTCCGCGTCAGCGAGGACGCCGCGCTCGCGGACGGCCTGCGCATCATCGCGGCGGGCCTGCTCGCCAGGTCGCCGCTCGCGGTCTCGACCGCGCACGAGCTGCCGAAGGGCGTCCGCGCACTGCTCGCGGCCCGCGACATCCGCATCGTCCGCGAGGGCGACGCCGGCTGGATCGACCGCGCCGCGAAGGGCGAGGTCACCGGGCGGGTGCGCCTGCTCGGCGGCTCGCCGAGCGCCCTCGCCGAGGCGACGGGCGGCACGCCCGACCTCGCGGTGTGGTCGCACCCGGCGACGCCGTCGGGTCGTGTCGAGCTGCTGCCGTTCCTGCACGAGCAGGCGATCTCGATCACGAACCACCGCTTCGGCAACCCGACCACGATCTCGGACGGGGTCATCTAGCTGTACTTCCCACGGTGGTTGTGTGCAGCGTGGTGTGACGGGGTGAGGTGAGGACCTCCGGTATCGATGTGGGTTACCACACTCACTCGACACAACGGAGGTCCTCGTGTCCTACGCTACCCATGCCCGTGCTGCGCTCACCGTGACCGGGCGGATCAAGATCGCGTTGCTCGTCGTCGACGACGGGTGGACACAGGCTCGTGTCGCTGAACGGTTCCAGGTCGCTCGTGGCACGGTGTCGAAGTGGGTCGCCCGGTACCGGGCAGGCGGGCGTGCGGCGATGCAGGATCGGTCCTCGAAGCCGAAGGTCTCGCCGTCGCGGACGCCGCAGCGCACCGAGCGTCGCATCATCGGGTTGCGGGTGAACCGGCGCTGGGGTCCGCACCGGATCGCGTACCACCTCGGCCTGCCGCAGTCGACGGTCTCGAAGGTGCTGAACCGGTACCGGGTGCCGCTGCTGGGACAGGTCGACAAGAACACCGGAGTCCGGGTCCGCAAGCCCAAGCCCGTCCGCTACGAACGCGCCGTGCCGGGCGAACTGGTGCACGTGGACGTGAAGAAACTCGGCCGCATCCCCGACGGCGGCGGGTGGCGCACCCTGGGCCGTTCCGCAGGGCGCAAGCACCGGTCCGGGGCCGGCTACTCGTACCTGCATTCCGCGATCGATGACCATGCCCGCCTGGTGTACTCCGAGATCCTCGACGACGAACGCAAGGACACCGCCGCGGGGTTCTGGGAACGCGCGAACGCGTTCTACACCGGCCACGGCATCACCGTGCAACGCGTGATGACGGACAACGGGTCCTGCTACCGCTCGAAGGCATTCAACGACGCGCTCGGCGAGAACGTGACGCACAAGTACACCCGCCCGTACCGGCCACAGACGAACGGCAAGATCGAGCGGTTCCACCGCACCCTCGCCGACGAATGGGCATACGCCCGGCACTACGCGTCAGACCAGCAGCGCGCCACGAGCTACCCCGACTGGCTGCATCACTACAATCACCACAGACCCCACACCGGGATCGGCGGCCTCGCACCCATCGACCGCGTCCACAACGTCAGTGGGAAGAACAACTAGCGCGCCGGCGGCGGGCGCCGGGCGCTCGCCGCCCGGGTGCCAACCGGAACACATGAGAATCCGGCCGATGCCCCCTCCAGCGGGGGACATCGGCCGGATTCTCATGCAGAACGGCGGCGCCTCACTCGCGCCCGCGGTTGCGGCGACGGATGGCGCGGGGCGCCCGCCCGCCGGGAACCCGCCGCCGCACCACCTCGCCTCGGCTCTTGTGCGTGCCCCGAATCCTGCGCTAGACACTGAACAGGTTGCGACAGCGCATCTCGGACCGACCGTTCCGCGGAGGCCCGGGTGGGGAGGGGCCCTGATGGCATCGACCACCGGGCAGCGGGCGACATCGAAGCTCGGCCTGCCCGCGCTCACCGGCATGGTCGTCGGATCAATGGTCGGTGCGGGCGTCTTCCAGCTTCCGGCGCGCTTCGCCGGCCAGACCGGCGTGTACGGGGCGGTCATCGCCTGGGCGATCGCCGGACTCGGAATGCTGACGCTCGCGCTCGTCTTCCAGACGCTCGCGATGCGGAAGCCGAAGCTCGACAACGGGGTCTACGTCTACGCACGGACCGGGTTCGGCGTGTACCCGGGGTTCCTCTCCGCTGTCGGCTACTGGGCGTCGGCGTGCGCGGGCAACGCGTTCTACTGGGTGCTCATCATGACCACCCTCTCGCAGCTGTTCCCCGAGCTCTCCCCGGTGCTCGGCGAGGGCGACACGTGGCCCGCGTTCATCGTCTCGGTGGCCGCGGTGTGGGGCGTCTTCCTGCTGATCCGGCGGGGCGTGCGCGAGGCCGCCGCCGTGAACTTCATCGTGACGATCGCCAAGCTGGTGCCGCTCGCCCTCTTCCTCCTGCTCGTCGCCTTCTTCTTCGACTGGGACGTCTTCGTCGGCAACCTCTCGGGCGATGCAGGCGCCGGCGGCGACTCGCTGTTCGCGCAGGTGCAGGGCACGATGCTCATCACCGTGTTCGTCTTCCTCGGCATCGAGGGAGCGAGCGTGTACTCGCGCTACGCGAAGAAGCGGTCGGACGTCGGCCGCGCCACCGTGCTCGGATTCCTCTCGGTGCTGGCGCTCTTCGCTTCGGTCTCGATCCTGTCGTACGGAATCCTGCCGCAGGCCGAGATCGCCGCCCTCCCGCAACCATCGGCGGGCGGCGTGCTCGAGGCGGCAGTCGGGCCGTGGGGCGGTGCGTTCATCCGCGTCGGACTCATCATCTCGGTGCTCGGCGCCTACCTGGCGTGGCAACTGCTCGCCGCCGACGTCGTCTTCGCCGCGGCGAAGGACCAGGATCTCCCGCGCTACTTCGCGAAGCAGAACTCCCGCGAGGTTCCGGAGCGCGCGGTGCTGTGGACCTCGATCCTCGTCACGCTCATCCTGTTCCTCGTCCAGTTCGTCGAGGACGCGCTCGACTTCACGCTCGACCTCACCGCGGCGCTCTCGCTCGCGCCGTACGCGCTCGCGAGCGCCTACGCCGTGAAGATCGCGATACGACGCGACGGGTACGAGGGCGCAGCGCCCGCGCGCCGCAACCGCGAACTCGTGATCGCGGCGATCTCCACGGCGTACACGCTCT comes from the Agromyces marinus genome and includes:
- a CDS encoding META domain-containing protein is translated as MSSRQGLSAGLAVGLIAAALALSGCSGMSGEDTGGDVDPTGTWGDAEAEGSPYLELADGGGLTGTDGCNRLTGTWSINEADQVEFEDVASTKMACADVDDWLSGLHTAEVANDTMTVLGEDGSPIGTLDRTE
- a CDS encoding LysR family transcriptional regulator, which translates into the protein MLDVRRLRLLVELAQRGTLTAVAEALSYSPSSVSQQLSQLEKEAGVPLLVQVGRRVQLTPQAELLVGHAQAVLERLEEAEADVARSLTTVSGTVRIAVFQSAAHAVVPQALTLLAAEHPSLRVEVTEREPEIALFDVAARDFDLVIAEQYPGHTRPLHAELDRVPLARDAIRLALPPHPSARRRGLPRPDPVAAALPMHAPTELLRLVADDGLAAAADRPWVMEPRGTASREWAEQLCRQAGFEPDVRFETADLMAHIRLIRSGNAVGLLPDLVWAGEPPSVQLASLPADPFREVFSSTRRAASRRPAVVAARDALARAAARSEPTPTHDG
- a CDS encoding proline dehydrogenase family protein translates to MPGRTLEGRGRQLPRARPRPKDIAVVTTPKLLADVLPDTDHVIALVERWLAESERHPVDPAAERLAGVLKDPNGLAFTVGFVDGVMRPEDLGVAARNLAEVAKLTPKFLPWFLKAAIRLGGAVAPLLPWIVIPIARRVLRAMVGHLVLDATPAKLGPAIAKLRESGNRLNLNLLGEAVLGEHEADRRLQGTYDFLARDDVDYVSIKVSSVVSQLSMWSFDEAVEKVVAKLTPLYELAARGAAQGKAKFINLDMEEYRDLDLTIAVFKQVLEQPQLQQLEAGIVLQTYLPDALGAIQDLTEWAQARRAAGGAPIKVRVVKGANLAMETVDAHIHDWPLATYSTKQDSDTNYKRVLHWSMTPERIDAVKLGIAGHNLFDVAHAHLTAKERGVEHGVEFEMLLGMATGQAEAVRGDVGRLLLYTPVVNPSEFDVAIAYLIRRLEENASQENFMSAVFELSQDRGLFDRERDRYLRSLDALDGVPADASAPAPNRTQNRRTEWDEQDAADLGAVAGAPAPGDEHEGSLTSVVLGITRGSAADGEVTDAAASAHLAGSGLTGPGVTPGFRNEPDTDPALAANRDWGRRILARVPGSTLGIDTLRANRIETADELESLMTAVTERGAAWGALSGDERAAVLHRAGLALAANRDRLIEVMAAETGKTIDQADPEISEAIDFAHYYAERARELDHVQGARFVPSKLTVVTPPWNFPVAIPAGGVLAALAAGSGVIIKPAKLSQRSGAVMVEALWEAGIPKDLLALVDLGSRDLGTKLVSDEKVDRVILTGAYETAELFRSFRKDLPLLAETSGKNAIIVTPSADLDLAASDVVKSAFGHAGQKCSAASLVILVGSVAKSERFRRQLVDAATSLRVGWPEHPSSQMGPLVEPADGKLLHALTTLGADEEWLVEPRRLDDTGRLWSPGVRANVKPGSYFHLTEFFGPVLGIMHAKDLDEAIRFQNAVDFGLTAGLHSLDADELATWLDRVEAGNLYVNRGITGAIVQRQPFGGWKRSSVGAGAKAGGPNYLFGLGDWAPDHSEPSRSLHLRGLEQRVSDLIEASQSSLAYEEYEVLRRSALSDAVAWADEYATVKDVSGLGVERNLFRYLPVPVTVRVSEDAALADGLRIIAAGLLARSPLAVSTAHELPKGVRALLAARDIRIVREGDAGWIDRAAKGEVTGRVRLLGGSPSALAEATGGTPDLAVWSHPATPSGRVELLPFLHEQAISITNHRFGNPTTISDGVI
- a CDS encoding IS481 family transposase; protein product: MSYATHARAALTVTGRIKIALLVVDDGWTQARVAERFQVARGTVSKWVARYRAGGRAAMQDRSSKPKVSPSRTPQRTERRIIGLRVNRRWGPHRIAYHLGLPQSTVSKVLNRYRVPLLGQVDKNTGVRVRKPKPVRYERAVPGELVHVDVKKLGRIPDGGGWRTLGRSAGRKHRSGAGYSYLHSAIDDHARLVYSEILDDERKDTAAGFWERANAFYTGHGITVQRVMTDNGSCYRSKAFNDALGENVTHKYTRPYRPQTNGKIERFHRTLADEWAYARHYASDQQRATSYPDWLHHYNHHRPHTGIGGLAPIDRVHNVSGKNN
- a CDS encoding basic amino acid/polyamine antiporter, yielding MASTTGQRATSKLGLPALTGMVVGSMVGAGVFQLPARFAGQTGVYGAVIAWAIAGLGMLTLALVFQTLAMRKPKLDNGVYVYARTGFGVYPGFLSAVGYWASACAGNAFYWVLIMTTLSQLFPELSPVLGEGDTWPAFIVSVAAVWGVFLLIRRGVREAAAVNFIVTIAKLVPLALFLLLVAFFFDWDVFVGNLSGDAGAGGDSLFAQVQGTMLITVFVFLGIEGASVYSRYAKKRSDVGRATVLGFLSVLALFASVSILSYGILPQAEIAALPQPSAGGVLEAAVGPWGGAFIRVGLIISVLGAYLAWQLLAADVVFAAAKDQDLPRYFAKQNSREVPERAVLWTSILVTLILFLVQFVEDALDFTLDLTAALSLAPYALASAYAVKIAIRRDGYEGAAPARRNRELVIAAISTAYTLFLIWAAGYVFLFIACILLAPATALYVVARRQQQAKVFTPAGLVVFIVIVAFAVVGVVLLATGSVQL